A region of the Longimicrobiaceae bacterium genome:
CAGGAAGACCAGTGCCCGCAGCTCCCTCCCACCGGCGACGCCCTGCTCGGTCAGAGAGTGCGCGAACAGCGAGGCCACGGCCGCAGCCACGATCCCCCGCGGCCCGAGCCAGGCGATGAAACCGCGCTCCTTCCACGACAGGATTGATCCGGCCGTGCTCACGCCTACCGCGAGCGGCCGCACGACGAGCATCAGCGCAAGCACGGTCATGATTCCCCCCCATCCCAACGCCACCACTTCCTCGAGGCGCATATCGGCAGCGAGCAGCACGAAGAGGAGCCCCACCAGCATGACCGTGAGGCTTTCCTTGAACTCGCGCAGCTCATGCGAGAGTCCAGTCTCCATGTTCCCCACCACGAGCCCGGCCGCTACCGCGGCCATGATTCCGCTCTCGGGGAGGATCGCGTTGCTTGCGGCGTACAGGGCGAGGACCAGAGAGAGGGTGAAAACGTTCTCCATCCCTTCCGAGATCAGCTTCTCCGCGCGGATCAGGTAGCCGATCAGGAACCCGCCTCCTCCACCCACCGCGGCGCCGACCAGCAGCCGCGCGGGGAGCCCGAGGAGCTCCACGGTCGTACTGGGCCCGGTAACGAGAACCAGCTCCAGGGCGACCACCGCTACGATCGCTCCGATGGGATCGATCAGCACTCCCTCTGCTTCGAGGATGGTTCCGACGTTGCGGCTCACCCGGATGCGGCGCAGTAGCGGAGTGATCACCGTCGGGCCCGTGACGATCACCAGGGTGCCGAACAGGATCGCCATCGTCCAGCTCCACCCCATGAAGAGCCGTGCGGCGAGCGTACCCCCTGTCGCTGTCACTACCGCGCCGACGGTGATCAGGAGGCGTATCGTCCTCGCCTCCTTGCGAATTCGGGAGATGTTCAAGCTCAGCCCACCCTCGAACAGAACCACCGCGACGGACAGGCCCACGAGGATCTCCAACGCGTGGCCCAGAGTGTTCGGACGGATCACGTTCAGGCTGTCGGGACCGAGCAGGATCCCGGCGAGGAGGAGGAGCACGATGCCGGGAACGCGGAGATGGATTGCCAGAATCTGCGCGATCATTCCCGCCGCGAGGGCGAGGGAGAAGGTCAGTGCAGGGTTGTCGAGCGTCATGCATTCCCATTTCGGCTCCGGCGCCGCGGGAGAGCGGGAGCCGGAAAGGAGAAGTGGCCCGGGCGCGGAATGATCCTCCGGGCAGCGGCGCCGACCGGACCCGGAGTAACGGGAGACCCACGCCGGAAGAAAGGGGCGCCCGCACAGGCGATCGCAGCACCGTCTGCGGGGAGGCAGGGTTGCCAGAGGTGTGCCAGTCGCCACCAGGTGCACTCCGCGTCGGAGTGCACCTCGCGCTGTACAGGACACCCGGTTTTTTTGGACAACCGATCGGGATAGGCTGGAGGGGTCCAGAGGAGCGGAGACAGTTTCACCCGGTACTCCGCAGCCCCGCCGAGATCCCGTTGATGGTCGCCGCGATGGCGGAGTTCAGCTCGCTCTCCTCGCCCGCGCGTTTGCGGCGCAGCAGGCTCACCTGCACCAGGTTCGGCGGTTCCGTGCCCGTTCCAGGATCTCTCGCGCCGCTCGGCTCCCCGACTCGATCGCGGGCCGACACGACCTGAGCGATGAGGCATCCGGCTTCACGGCGACCGCGCTCGTGCCGGGTCGCTGAAACGAGACCCTTGCGCGGGGGGGAGCCGTGGCATAACATACAACCAAATGGTTGTACGTCCTACGCTCAGCGATGCGGAGATCGACCGCGTCTTTCACGCTCTGGCCGATGCGACCCGACGAGACATCGTCGCGCGGGTCATGGCCGGGGAGGCGGCATCGATC
Encoded here:
- a CDS encoding phosphoenolpyruvate carboxylase; translated protein: MLCHGSPPRKGLVSATRHERGRREAGCLIAQVVSARDRVGEPSGARDPGTGTEPPNLVQVSLLRRKRAGEESELNSAIAATINGISAGLRSTG
- a CDS encoding cation:proton antiporter, translated to MTLDNPALTFSLALAAGMIAQILAIHLRVPGIVLLLLAGILLGPDSLNVIRPNTLGHALEILVGLSVAVVLFEGGLSLNISRIRKEARTIRLLITVGAVVTATGGTLAARLFMGWSWTMAILFGTLVIVTGPTVITPLLRRIRVSRNVGTILEAEGVLIDPIGAIVAVVALELVLVTGPSTTVELLGLPARLLVGAAVGGGGGFLIGYLIRAEKLISEGMENVFTLSLVLALYAASNAILPESGIMAAVAAGLVVGNMETGLSHELREFKESLTVMLVGLLFVLLAADMRLEEVVALGWGGIMTVLALMLVVRPLAVGVSTAGSILSWKERGFIAWLGPRGIVAAAVASLFAHSLTEQGVAGGRELRALVFLVIAATVVIQGLSGGLVANALGVRRPRNGYVIIGASAIGRTLARLLDAGGESVTLVDSNRWNVRAAEEEGLEVILGNANDESRLLRADVEGRHGFLAATTNEGVNLLLARKAREQFRVPQVSVVLYRGKAGVQNEQVHENGASVLFGSPIDIDQWSRGFQQDAATVEAWAYAGDGEVTLPPTGAEGREPMEAAVLPLAMVRNGSTCPVTDATRIRARDIVMLGLLRSQMDATRRHLRAAGWKPAMNDGEA